From the genome of Sphingopyxis sp. DBS4:
CTGACGAAGCAGGGTCGCATGCAATTTGGCATCGAACTGCGCATTATCGACGGCGATGGCACGCCGCTCCCCTGGGACGGTGAGCAGGCGGGTGCGCTCCAGGTCCGCGGACCGTGGGTCGTCGATCGCTATTTCCCCGATATTGAGGGCGCCGGGAGCGATGGCTGGTACGACACCGGGGACATCGGTACGATCGATCGCTTCGGCTTTCTCCGGCTGACCGACCGCGAGAAAGATGTGATCAAGTCCGGGGGCGAATGGATCAGCTCGATTGATATCGAGAATGCGGCGGTTGGGTACCCCGGCGTCCGGGTCCCGGCGGTCGTTGGCGTATATCATCCAAAATGGGAAGAGCGCCCCCTTCTCGTGATCGAAACGCATGAAGGTCAAGCCGTCACAGCCGACGCAATTCGCGCGCATCTGGAGACGAAGGTTGTTCGTTGGTGGCTGCCGGACGACATCCTGTTCGCGACAGTACCGCTCACTGCAACGGGAAAGATCGACAAAAAGGCCTTACGCGAAGCGTATCGTAACCAACTCGCCTAGATGAGATCACACTGCGTCCATTCCGTGCGAATGGCAGCGATCCTTTCAGGCGGGATAATTTCAGCGGGCCTCGTGAGTCTTGCATAAGCCCGGGCAATCTCGGTCGGGCTGTCCAAGGCAAAGCGCTCTACGCTTGCAGCGCGGTCAAGGTATGGCCAAGATGAGGCATGGCGTCGACCCAAAAAACCAAAGAACCAGCTTCCGGACGAACAGGGAGGCCCACTCGACAAGCCTCGCAAGCACTTTCGAGGAAAATTCTCCGTGTCGCCCGCGATGTCTTCTTTGCCGACGGATTCGGTCGTTCAACGGCTGAACGGATTGCTGCAAAAGCAGGCATCTCCAAGCGCACGTTGTACGCCCGTTACGGGGACAAAAAGCTGCTTTTCGAAGCGGCAATACTCATGGAAATCGAGGATCGGCTCTCCTTCCTTGAACAGCACGTTCCCGAACATGGCGACGTTCGGCTCGAGCTTGAAGAGCTGTCCGATGAACTGCTATCCTGGATGCTTACCGACATTCACGTCGCGTTGGAACGCGTTGTAATGGC
Proteins encoded in this window:
- a CDS encoding TetR/AcrR family transcriptional regulator, with amino-acid sequence MASTQKTKEPASGRTGRPTRQASQALSRKILRVARDVFFADGFGRSTAERIAAKAGISKRTLYARYGDKKLLFEAAILMEIEDRLSFLEQHVPEHGDVRLELEELSDELLSWMLTDIHVALERVVMAEAARFPALARNLYEFGVGRTTRLVAEVLRKAEERGEIRVSDANFAAEQFISSVILSPFRRAALGVGVTSHNETSSARMRQAVDLFVYGCRPSLKGSHP